The following are encoded in a window of Iodobacter fluviatilis genomic DNA:
- the rplF gene encoding 50S ribosomal protein L6, with protein MSRVAKNPVVIPAGVEVQFAAGEIVVKGPHGTMTQTLCVDVDVKVEDNAVQFAAKGASKHARSMSGTLRALVNNMVTGVSKGFERKLLLVGVGYRAQAQGDILNLTLGFSHPVAHSMPAGVKVETPTQTEIVLKGADKQLVGQVAAEIREYRKPEPYKGKGVRYSDEVVVLKETKKK; from the coding sequence AGTTCGCTGCTGGTGAAATCGTTGTGAAGGGCCCACACGGCACAATGACGCAAACTCTTTGCGTTGATGTCGATGTTAAGGTTGAGGACAATGCAGTTCAATTTGCCGCTAAGGGTGCATCTAAGCATGCTCGCTCTATGTCCGGTACTTTGCGCGCATTGGTAAATAACATGGTAACAGGTGTTTCTAAAGGCTTTGAGCGTAAGCTCTTGCTGGTAGGCGTTGGTTACCGTGCTCAGGCTCAGGGCGATATCCTGAACCTGACTCTCGGCTTTTCCCACCCTGTTGCGCATTCAATGCCAGCAGGTGTGAAGGTGGAAACTCCGACACAAACCGAAATCGTCCTTAAGGGCGCCGACAAGCAGCTGGTTGGTCAGGTTGCAGCCGAAATTCGTGAGTACCGTAAACCTGAGCCATATAAAGGCAAGGGCGTACGCTATTCCGATGAGGTTGTCGTATTGAAAGAAACCAAGAAGAAGTAA
- the rpmD gene encoding 50S ribosomal protein L30, with protein MSDSKKFKVTLVKSLIGRLEAHKACARGLGLRRLNSSSEVIDTPENRGMANKISYLLKVEG; from the coding sequence ATGAGCGACTCTAAGAAATTCAAAGTAACTTTAGTTAAAAGTCTGATTGGTCGCCTGGAAGCTCACAAGGCATGTGCCCGTGGCTTAGGTCTCCGTCGTCTTAATAGTAGCTCTGAAGTGATCGATACCCCGGAAAATCGTGGTATGGCTAACAAGATCAGCTACCTACTGAAGGTGGAAGGCTAA
- the rpsK gene encoding 30S ribosomal protein S11 produces the protein MAKANTVRVRKKVKKSVSEGVVHVHASFNNTIITITDRQGNALSWATSGGAGFKGSRKSTPFAAQVAAEAAGKVAQEYGVKNLEVRIKGPGPGRESAVRALNALGFKITSISDVTPIPHNGCRPPKKRRI, from the coding sequence ATGGCTAAAGCAAACACAGTACGTGTACGGAAGAAAGTCAAAAAGAGTGTGTCAGAAGGTGTTGTGCACGTGCACGCGTCTTTCAATAACACAATCATAACCATCACTGATCGCCAAGGGAATGCACTGTCTTGGGCTACCTCGGGCGGTGCTGGTTTTAAAGGCTCTCGGAAAAGTACACCTTTTGCGGCTCAGGTAGCTGCAGAGGCTGCTGGTAAAGTTGCCCAAGAATACGGTGTAAAGAACCTCGAAGTTCGCATCAAGGGTCCGGGTCCGGGTCGTGAGTCTGCTGTGCGTGCATTAAACGCACTCGGCTTCAAGATCACGAGTATTTCGGATGTTACGCCGATTCCGCATAACGGTTGTCGTCCGCCGAAGAAGCGTCGTATCTAA
- the rplQ gene encoding 50S ribosomal protein L17, whose product MRHRQSNRKLNRTTSHRLAMLRNLANSLLRHEVIKTTLPKAKELRRVAEPLITLGKKPSLANRRLAFNRTRDRDMVVKLFDVLGPRYAARNGGYLRILKCGFRQGDNAPMAFVELVDRPEEAEAVEAAE is encoded by the coding sequence ATGCGTCACCGTCAATCTAATCGCAAATTAAATCGCACGACAAGTCACCGTCTGGCGATGTTGCGCAATCTTGCGAATTCGTTGCTCCGTCACGAAGTCATCAAGACCACTTTACCTAAAGCAAAAGAGCTGCGCCGTGTTGCAGAGCCTTTGATCACTTTAGGCAAAAAGCCTTCACTTGCGAACCGCCGTCTGGCGTTCAATCGCACACGTGATCGCGATATGGTGGTTAAGTTGTTCGATGTGCTCGGCCCGCGTTATGCTGCCCGTAATGGTGGCTACCTTCGCATTCTGAAGTGCGGTTTCCGTCAAGGCGACAATGCTCCTATGGCATTCGTTGAACTTGTAGACCGTCCTGAAGAAGCGGAAGCGGTTGAAGCAGCTGAGTAA
- the rpsD gene encoding 30S ribosomal protein S4 — translation MARYIGPKCKLARREGTDLFLKSARRSLDSKCKLEQAPGQHGVSGGKKPSRLSDYGVHLREKQKIRRIYGVLERQFRRYFEEASRRKGSTGENLLKLLECRLDNVVYRMGFGSTRAEARQLVSHKAIVVNGSVVNIPSYLVKAGDVVSVRDKSKTQARIQEAVSLAEGIGFPSWVQVDSKKLEGMFKNMPERSDLSSDINEALVVEFYSK, via the coding sequence ATGGCTCGTTATATTGGACCCAAGTGCAAACTTGCACGTCGTGAGGGTACGGATCTTTTCCTGAAGAGCGCTCGTCGTTCTTTGGATAGTAAGTGCAAACTGGAACAAGCTCCTGGTCAGCATGGTGTGAGTGGCGGTAAAAAGCCTTCACGTCTGTCAGACTACGGCGTTCATTTGCGCGAAAAACAAAAGATTCGCCGCATTTACGGCGTATTGGAACGTCAGTTCCGTCGTTATTTTGAAGAAGCTAGCCGACGTAAAGGTTCAACAGGTGAAAACCTGCTGAAACTTCTTGAATGTCGTCTTGATAACGTTGTTTATCGTATGGGTTTTGGCTCTACACGTGCTGAAGCTCGTCAACTTGTTTCCCACAAAGCTATTGTGGTAAACGGTAGTGTTGTGAATATTCCTTCCTACTTGGTTAAGGCTGGCGACGTTGTTTCTGTTCGCGATAAATCGAAAACTCAGGCTCGTATCCAGGAAGCTGTTTCCTTGGCTGAGGGTATCGGTTTTCCGAGCTGGGTTCAGGTAGATTCTAAGAAGCTTGAAGGTATGTTTAAAAACATGCCTGAGCGTTCCGATCTGTCCAGCGACATCAACGAAGCGCTGGTTGTGGAATTCTACTCCAAGTAA
- a CDS encoding DNA-directed RNA polymerase subunit alpha, whose amino-acid sequence MQINANELLKPRIIDVQALNAAQAKVVMEPFERGYGHTLGNALRRILLSSMSGFAPTEVKIEGVVHEYSALDGVQEDVVDILLNLKGVVLKLHGRDSVVLTLSKEGEGVVKASDIQLSHDVEVINPDHVIAHLSAGGKLNMEITVEKGRGYQPAPNRLAKDESRTIGNIMLDASFSPIRRVSYHVESARVEQRTDLDRLIIDIETNGVIEPEEAVRQAARMLIDQLAVFADLEGTPVEEEQPQAPQIDPILLRPVDDLELTVRSANCLKAENIYYIGDLIQRTETELLKAPNLGRKSLNEIKEVLASKGLSLGMRLENWPPAGLEKP is encoded by the coding sequence ATGCAAATCAACGCGAATGAGTTGCTCAAGCCGCGCATCATTGATGTGCAGGCTTTAAACGCTGCCCAGGCGAAAGTCGTGATGGAGCCGTTCGAGCGCGGTTACGGCCATACGCTCGGCAATGCTCTACGTCGCATTCTTCTTTCTTCCATGTCTGGTTTTGCACCGACTGAAGTGAAAATTGAAGGTGTGGTACACGAGTATTCCGCACTGGATGGCGTGCAGGAAGATGTAGTCGATATCTTGCTGAACCTCAAAGGCGTTGTGCTCAAGCTGCATGGTCGGGACTCGGTCGTTCTCACCCTCTCAAAAGAGGGTGAGGGCGTCGTTAAAGCGTCCGATATTCAGCTGTCTCACGATGTTGAGGTGATCAATCCAGATCATGTGATTGCCCATCTGTCTGCTGGTGGCAAGCTTAATATGGAAATTACGGTTGAAAAAGGTCGTGGCTATCAGCCTGCACCTAACCGTTTAGCTAAAGATGAAAGCCGTACTATCGGTAACATCATGCTTGACGCGTCTTTCAGCCCGATTCGCCGTGTTAGCTACCACGTAGAAAGCGCCCGTGTAGAGCAACGTACTGATCTTGATCGTTTGATTATTGACATTGAAACAAATGGCGTAATTGAACCTGAAGAAGCAGTGCGTCAAGCTGCACGTATGCTAATTGACCAGCTCGCCGTGTTCGCTGATCTTGAAGGCACTCCCGTAGAGGAAGAGCAACCACAGGCACCGCAGATCGATCCGATTCTGTTGCGTCCGGTTGATGACCTCGAACTGACTGTCCGTTCGGCTAACTGCCTGAAGGCAGAGAACATTTATTATATCGGCGACCTGATCCAGCGTACCGAGACTGAGCTTTTGAAGGCACCTAATCTTGGGCGTAAATCGCTTAATGAGATCAAGGAAGTTCTTGCCTCTAAAGGCCTCTCGCTGGGCATGCGCCTTGAAAACTGGCCGCCTGCTGGCTTAGAAAAGCCGTAA
- the rpsM gene encoding 30S ribosomal protein S13 — translation MARIAGVNIPNHQHTVIGLQAIFGIGRTRAYAVCAATSVEPTKKVKDLSDAELDLLREELGKYVVEGDLRREVTMSIKRLMDLGCYRGFRHRRGLPCRGQRTRTNARTRKGPRKSIAGKK, via the coding sequence ATGGCCCGTATTGCTGGGGTTAATATCCCGAATCATCAGCATACTGTGATCGGCCTTCAGGCTATTTTCGGTATTGGTCGCACTCGCGCCTATGCCGTCTGCGCTGCAACAAGCGTTGAGCCTACAAAAAAGGTTAAAGATCTCAGTGATGCTGAACTAGATCTGCTGCGTGAAGAACTTGGCAAATATGTTGTCGAGGGTGATTTGCGCCGCGAAGTGACCATGAGCATCAAGCGTCTTATGGACCTTGGTTGCTACCGTGGTTTCCGTCACCGCAGAGGACTTCCATGCCGCGGTCAGCGTACTCGTACCAATGCGCGTACTCGCAAGGGTCCGCGTAAGTCCATCGCTGGCAAGAAGTAA
- a CDS encoding DNA gyrase inhibitor YacG, translating into MNTPAFQIKCPSCGKQHTYSTDNPSRPFCSERCKLIDLGRWANEEYAIPVPANQAEDSDNLPD; encoded by the coding sequence ATGAACACACCAGCCTTTCAAATTAAATGCCCAAGTTGTGGTAAACAACATACATATTCAACCGACAATCCCAGCCGCCCATTTTGCTCTGAACGCTGTAAATTAATCGATTTAGGCCGCTGGGCCAATGAAGAGTACGCAATACCGGTGCCTGCCAACCAAGCCGAAGACTCAGATAATCTCCCAGATTAA
- a CDS encoding HDOD domain-containing protein, whose translation MTMTTNTHLSLNDWLIKLSNIEIPAMQYTLDQMSHLHSKSDDISIRDLSLLIRHDPLLTLKLIRYQQRQRRAVQMKDVNTIEHVLLMIGMGGFFREFGSTQAVETQLQQQPEALLGIRKIISRSYLAARIAESLSSQRHDVDPIEVTTASLLHDLAEILLWLSAPELAQKITHYLLKNPGRRSHEAQKLILGFTINELQTELALHWHLPSLLTHLMDERHTDEPRVRTVSIATSTARHLANHWQDPALPDDYQNISDLLSIEPEQAYGLVRNVCIKAGHEWEWFSVLPVATQIPQF comes from the coding sequence ATGACCATGACCACCAACACGCATCTCAGCCTGAATGACTGGCTCATTAAACTGAGCAATATAGAAATCCCTGCAATGCAGTATACCTTGGATCAAATGTCTCATTTGCACTCGAAAAGTGATGATATAAGCATCAGAGATCTGTCGTTACTTATTCGCCATGATCCACTACTCACTCTAAAACTCATTCGCTATCAACAGAGGCAACGAAGAGCAGTACAAATGAAAGATGTAAACACCATAGAGCATGTACTACTGATGATTGGCATGGGAGGTTTCTTCCGTGAGTTTGGTTCAACACAGGCAGTTGAAACTCAACTGCAACAACAACCTGAAGCATTATTGGGGATAAGAAAAATCATTTCACGATCTTATCTTGCGGCCAGAATTGCAGAAAGCCTCAGCAGCCAAAGACATGATGTTGATCCAATAGAAGTAACCACAGCATCCTTGCTGCATGATTTAGCTGAAATATTACTCTGGTTATCAGCCCCAGAACTTGCTCAGAAAATTACACACTATTTACTAAAAAATCCAGGCCGCAGAAGTCATGAAGCCCAAAAGTTAATCCTTGGATTTACCATTAATGAATTGCAAACTGAATTAGCACTACACTGGCACTTGCCCAGCCTTCTCACTCACTTAATGGACGAAAGGCATACTGATGAACCAAGAGTCAGAACCGTGTCCATAGCCACTTCTACAGCACGCCACTTAGCAAACCACTGGCAAGACCCGGCTTTACCAGATGATTATCAAAACATTTCTGATTTATTATCTATTGAGCCAGAACAGGCATATGGATTGGTACGAAACGTTTGTATAAAAGCAGGGCATGAATGGGAGTGGTTTTCGGTACTTCCTGTTGCCACCCAAATTCCTCAGTTTTAG
- the rpmJ gene encoding 50S ribosomal protein L36: MRVQASVKKICRNCKIVRRNRVVRVICTDPRHKQRQG; encoded by the coding sequence ATGAGAGTTCAAGCGTCGGTCAAGAAAATTTGCCGCAATTGTAAAATCGTACGCCGCAACCGTGTTGTGCGTGTGATTTGCACCGACCCGCGGCACAAGCAGCGTCAAGGCTGA
- a CDS encoding GNAT family N-acetyltransferase, with amino-acid sequence MLQTQITPSRKRKLSVCIADNEELIRAAQALRYRVFVEEMGAHIVCREPGIDRDLFDAYCDHLLVQDDETGEVVGTYRILPPHQARKLGSYYSDTEFDLTRLGHLREQLVEIGRSCVHPDYRSGATITLLWAGLAEYMSKNNYNYLIGCASVSIGDGGHVAASLYRKLAKDKLAPVEWRVFPRCPLPIATLNQRLETEIPPLIKGYLRAGALICGEPAWDPDFNTADLFIILPMQNLDMRYARHFMR; translated from the coding sequence ATGCTTCAAACTCAGATTACCCCAAGCCGTAAACGTAAACTCTCTGTATGTATTGCGGACAATGAAGAGCTGATCCGCGCTGCACAAGCTTTACGATACCGGGTTTTCGTTGAAGAAATGGGCGCACATATTGTATGCCGAGAGCCGGGCATCGACCGAGATCTGTTTGATGCCTACTGTGACCATCTACTGGTCCAGGACGATGAAACCGGTGAGGTTGTCGGCACATATCGTATTCTCCCCCCCCATCAGGCACGTAAATTAGGCAGTTATTACTCTGACACTGAATTTGACCTGACTAGACTAGGGCATTTGCGCGAACAACTGGTCGAAATTGGTCGCTCCTGCGTGCACCCGGACTACCGCTCTGGCGCCACAATTACCCTACTCTGGGCAGGCCTTGCTGAGTATATGAGCAAGAACAACTACAACTACCTCATCGGCTGCGCCAGTGTCTCTATAGGCGATGGAGGGCATGTTGCAGCCAGCCTTTACCGCAAACTGGCAAAAGATAAGCTCGCCCCTGTCGAATGGCGCGTATTCCCGCGCTGCCCACTACCTATTGCGACACTCAACCAAAGGCTTGAAACTGAAATCCCACCGCTGATTAAAGGGTATCTTCGCGCAGGTGCATTGATTTGTGGCGAGCCAGCATGGGACCCGGACTTTAATACCGCCGACCTTTTTATTATCTTGCCGATGCAAAACTTAGATATGCGCTATGCCAGACACTTCATGCGGTGA
- a CDS encoding symmetrical bis(5'-nucleosyl)-tetraphosphatase, with protein MSRYAIGDIQGCFTELLAVVENLAFNPKNDQIYLLGDLVNRGPSSLATLRWASQTQGVSVVLGNHDLHLLAMFAGLAQAKPGDTLQEVIDAPDAENLLLWLRQQPLLIDLGDVVLVHAGVSPCWSLDTAKLAAKEVESALQSDQWKDFMAVMYGNQPAVWSDDMSSADRMRYSVNCLTRMRFVTTDGALQLKYKGEREQAPAGIKPWFELANRQPLNRRVICGHWSALGLMLKEDVWALDTGCVWGGALTAISIDNGQLYQTAARSEYQALMD; from the coding sequence ATGTCGAGATATGCGATTGGTGATATTCAAGGGTGTTTTACGGAGTTATTAGCTGTAGTTGAAAATCTGGCTTTTAACCCAAAGAACGATCAGATCTATTTGCTGGGTGATTTGGTAAACCGAGGGCCATCTTCACTTGCTACTTTACGCTGGGCATCCCAAACTCAGGGCGTGTCTGTTGTATTGGGTAATCACGATCTGCATCTGCTGGCGATGTTTGCAGGCTTAGCACAGGCAAAGCCTGGTGATACGCTTCAGGAGGTGATTGATGCCCCTGATGCTGAAAACTTGTTACTCTGGTTACGCCAGCAGCCTTTACTTATTGATTTAGGGGATGTCGTCCTGGTGCATGCAGGGGTAAGCCCTTGTTGGTCACTGGATACAGCAAAGCTTGCTGCAAAAGAGGTAGAAAGCGCTCTGCAAAGCGATCAGTGGAAAGACTTTATGGCTGTAATGTATGGTAATCAACCCGCTGTATGGTCTGACGATATGAGTTCAGCCGATCGGATGCGGTATAGCGTGAATTGCCTGACGCGTATGCGCTTTGTTACAACAGACGGCGCATTGCAATTAAAGTACAAAGGTGAGCGTGAACAAGCGCCTGCAGGGATTAAACCGTGGTTTGAACTGGCGAATCGCCAGCCTTTGAATCGCCGGGTTATTTGTGGGCACTGGTCAGCACTAGGGCTGATGCTTAAAGAAGATGTATGGGCTTTAGATACAGGCTGTGTATGGGGTGGCGCACTTACTGCAATTAGCATAGATAACGGGCAGCTTTATCAAACTGCTGCCCGGTCAGAGTATCAGGCCTTGATGGATTGA
- the rplO gene encoding 50S ribosomal protein L15, with protein MELNNLKPAAGSTHAKRRVGRGIGSGLGKTSGRGHKGQKSRTGGFHKVGFEGGQMPLQRRLPKRGFVSLTRGDTAEVRLSDINDLPLSEITFEALLQAGVVSQHALRGKVVLSGIIERAVVLKGLAVTKGARAAIEAAGGSITE; from the coding sequence ATGGAACTTAATAACCTGAAACCAGCTGCTGGTTCTACTCACGCTAAGCGTCGTGTAGGCCGCGGTATTGGCTCTGGCTTAGGCAAAACGTCTGGTCGTGGTCACAAAGGTCAGAAATCACGTACTGGTGGTTTTCATAAGGTCGGTTTTGAAGGCGGTCAAATGCCTTTGCAACGCCGTCTGCCAAAACGTGGTTTTGTTTCACTCACACGTGGTGATACCGCTGAAGTTCGCTTGTCGGACATCAACGATTTGCCATTGAGCGAAATTACCTTTGAAGCACTGCTTCAAGCTGGGGTGGTATCTCAGCATGCTCTGCGCGGTAAAGTTGTACTTTCCGGCATTATCGAGCGTGCAGTTGTACTCAAGGGCTTGGCTGTAACTAAGGGTGCCCGTGCTGCTATTGAAGCAGCTGGTGGCAGCATCACCGAGTAA
- the rplR gene encoding 50S ribosomal protein L18 — MDKNQARLRRARKTRAKISELKMLRLSVHRTNSHIYAQIIDETGSKVLVSASTLEADVRGQIKNGGSVDAAVVIGKRIAEKAKAAGVETVAFDRSGFKYHGRVKALADAAREGGLVF; from the coding sequence ATGGACAAGAACCAAGCTCGACTCCGCCGCGCACGTAAAACCCGTGCAAAGATTTCGGAGCTCAAGATGTTGCGTCTGTCGGTGCACCGCACCAACAGTCACATCTACGCCCAGATCATCGACGAAACCGGTAGCAAAGTACTGGTTTCTGCTTCAACTCTTGAAGCTGATGTTCGTGGCCAAATCAAGAATGGCGGCTCTGTTGATGCCGCAGTCGTGATTGGCAAGCGTATCGCTGAAAAAGCGAAAGCTGCAGGTGTCGAAACGGTTGCATTTGACCGTTCCGGCTTCAAATATCACGGCCGTGTTAAGGCCTTAGCTGATGCTGCCCGTGAGGGCGGCCTCGTCTTCTAA
- the rpsE gene encoding 30S ribosomal protein S5, whose product MAKNDMEERGDGLREKMVAVNRVTKVVKGGRILGFAALTVVGDGDGGVGMGKGKSKEVPVAVQKAMEEARRKLQKVTLRNGTIHHTVFGKHGATTVFMQPAADGKGIIAGGPMRAVFEVMGIHNISAKCHGSTNPYNIVRATLDGLSKLHTPADIAAKRGKSVEEILGAAK is encoded by the coding sequence ATGGCTAAGAACGATATGGAAGAACGCGGCGACGGCCTTCGTGAAAAGATGGTCGCTGTAAATCGCGTAACCAAGGTCGTCAAGGGTGGTCGTATCCTTGGTTTCGCCGCACTGACAGTAGTTGGTGATGGTGATGGCGGCGTTGGTATGGGTAAGGGCAAGTCGAAAGAAGTGCCTGTAGCCGTACAAAAAGCAATGGAAGAAGCCCGTCGTAAGTTGCAAAAAGTTACTTTGCGCAACGGTACGATTCACCACACAGTATTCGGCAAACATGGCGCTACTACAGTGTTCATGCAGCCTGCTGCTGATGGTAAGGGTATTATTGCTGGTGGTCCAATGCGTGCTGTGTTCGAAGTTATGGGTATCCATAATATCTCGGCAAAGTGCCACGGTTCGACCAACCCGTACAACATCGTACGTGCAACATTAGATGGTCTTTCTAAGCTTCACACACCAGCAGATATTGCTGCGAAGCGTGGTAAGTCTGTTGAAGAGATTCTGGGAGCTGCTAAATGA
- the secY gene encoding preprotein translocase subunit SecY, with amino-acid sequence MANPALASSANKFADLKSRIWFLIGALIVYRIGAHIPVPGINPAELAKLFESSQTGLLNMFNMFSGGALSRFTVFAIGIMPYISASIILQLAAEVLPSLKQMKKEGEAGRRKITQYTRYATLLLATAQSFGIAMMLFKQPNLVVVAQAQFVFTTIVTLVTGTMFLMWLGEQITERGIGNGISILICSGIASGLPSAIGKTLSLANQGALPILLVLFLFVGVVLLTAAVVFVERGQRKVPVHYAKRQVGNRMMQAQSTHLPLKLNMAGVIPPIFASSIILFPATLLSWTGNSDKLSWLKSIGDMLHPGQPLYVLLYATAIIFFCYFYTALVFNPKETADNLKKSGAMIPGYRPGDHTAKYIEKLILKLTLIGAVYITVICLIPEFLILKWNVPFYFGGTSLLILVVVTMDFMSQMQSYVLSHQYESLLKKANFKG; translated from the coding sequence ATGGCAAATCCCGCTCTGGCTAGTTCTGCAAACAAGTTTGCGGATCTTAAAAGCCGGATTTGGTTCCTGATCGGGGCGCTGATCGTATATCGTATCGGCGCACACATCCCGGTGCCAGGCATCAATCCAGCTGAACTGGCAAAATTGTTTGAGTCGTCGCAAACCGGTTTATTGAACATGTTCAATATGTTTTCCGGTGGTGCTCTCTCTCGCTTTACCGTGTTCGCTATCGGGATCATGCCTTACATCTCGGCATCGATTATTTTACAGCTCGCTGCCGAGGTGCTGCCATCTCTGAAGCAGATGAAAAAAGAGGGAGAAGCAGGTCGTCGTAAAATTACGCAATATACGCGTTATGCGACGCTGCTTCTTGCTACTGCACAGAGCTTTGGTATTGCAATGATGCTGTTCAAACAGCCTAATCTGGTGGTTGTAGCACAGGCTCAGTTTGTGTTTACAACGATCGTTACGCTGGTGACTGGCACCATGTTCCTGATGTGGTTGGGTGAGCAGATTACTGAACGAGGTATCGGTAACGGTATTTCTATCTTGATCTGTTCTGGTATTGCTTCTGGTTTGCCTTCGGCAATCGGTAAGACATTATCACTGGCTAATCAAGGCGCATTACCTATTTTGCTTGTGTTGTTTCTCTTTGTTGGTGTTGTGCTATTAACTGCGGCGGTTGTGTTCGTAGAACGTGGCCAACGTAAAGTTCCTGTTCATTATGCGAAGCGCCAAGTTGGCAACCGCATGATGCAGGCACAAAGCACTCACCTTCCACTGAAACTGAATATGGCGGGCGTGATCCCTCCGATTTTTGCTTCGTCAATTATCTTATTCCCCGCAACTTTACTGTCGTGGACTGGTAATAGTGATAAATTGTCTTGGTTGAAATCGATCGGTGACATGCTGCATCCTGGTCAGCCGCTCTATGTGCTGTTGTATGCGACTGCGATCATTTTCTTCTGCTACTTCTACACTGCTTTGGTCTTCAATCCGAAGGAAACGGCAGACAATCTGAAGAAGAGTGGGGCAATGATTCCGGGTTACCGCCCGGGAGACCATACTGCGAAATACATCGAAAAATTGATTTTAAAACTCACATTAATCGGTGCTGTCTATATTACGGTAATCTGCTTGATTCCGGAGTTCCTGATCCTGAAGTGGAATGTTCCATTCTATTTTGGTGGTACTTCTCTGTTGATTCTTGTAGTCGTAACAATGGACTTTATGTCGCAAATGCAGTCTTACGTGCTCTCACATCAGTACGAGAGTCTGCTCAAGAAAGCTAACTTCAAGGGCTAG
- a CDS encoding lysophospholipid acyltransferase family protein gives MMHFAKGLFNVTYRFPRLMLAERVDYIQQWSKQLTQILGVSLRVQGIEPGKYPEQHMLLANHISWLDIFILDSVTVSRFVAKSELRSWPIIGRLCIGTGTLFIERERKRDTARVNEAIVTALSEGHCVTVFPEGTTGCGRQLLPFRSSLLQAAIDGNATIQPVYLRYTDAEGQYSDAATYIGDMTLAQSLWRILGTRSLHAEINFLAPFPTDHKNRRTLTQFIEARICTAHHALNTQSIKA, from the coding sequence ATGATGCATTTTGCCAAGGGATTATTTAACGTTACCTACCGTTTTCCTCGCTTAATGCTTGCGGAAAGAGTGGACTATATACAACAGTGGTCGAAGCAATTAACGCAAATACTGGGTGTTAGCTTGCGTGTTCAGGGTATTGAGCCTGGAAAATACCCTGAACAACACATGTTGTTAGCCAATCACATTTCATGGCTTGATATATTTATTCTGGATTCAGTTACTGTTTCTAGATTTGTTGCAAAATCAGAACTGAGATCTTGGCCAATCATTGGCAGACTCTGTATAGGAACAGGAACACTTTTTATTGAAAGAGAGCGAAAAAGAGACACTGCAAGGGTGAATGAGGCCATTGTAACGGCTCTAAGTGAAGGGCACTGCGTAACAGTCTTTCCTGAAGGTACAACAGGGTGCGGAAGACAGCTTTTACCTTTTCGCTCTTCGCTTTTACAAGCGGCAATTGATGGCAATGCCACCATACAACCTGTTTACCTGCGCTACACAGATGCAGAAGGTCAATATTCTGATGCTGCGACCTACATTGGTGATATGACCTTAGCTCAGTCTTTATGGCGTATTTTAGGAACGCGATCTTTGCATGCTGAAATAAACTTTTTAGCACCATTTCCAACTGATCATAAAAACCGACGCACTCTGACGCAGTTTATTGAAGCGCGCATATGTACAGCACATCACGCATTAAATACTCAATCCATCAAGGCCTGA
- the infA gene encoding translation initiation factor IF-1, with protein sequence MAKDEVIQMQGEVLETLPNATFKVKLENGHVVLGHISGKMRMHYIRILPGDKVTVELTPYDLTKARIVFRAK encoded by the coding sequence ATGGCGAAAGACGAAGTCATTCAGATGCAGGGCGAAGTCCTAGAAACGTTGCCAAATGCAACGTTCAAGGTCAAGCTCGAAAACGGACATGTGGTTCTTGGTCATATTTCTGGTAAGATGCGGATGCATTACATCCGCATCCTGCCCGGAGATAAGGTTACAGTGGAGTTAACTCCCTATGATCTGACTAAGGCTCGCATTGTATTCCGGGCCAAGTAA